The following DNA comes from Camelina sativa cultivar DH55 chromosome 14, Cs, whole genome shotgun sequence.
TCCGGTGAGTCAAAGTCGCCGGAACACACCTGGTCGTGTGGTGGGTCCAATAAAAGACTAATCAGTATTtacaacaatcaaaatcatttttagtaaaagagagagaataacCTTTAAACAGTTGAGAtgtgagtgaagaagaagtcCATACAAAGGGTGGCTTGAGATTCTCTTCTTTAgaatctcttcttctgcttcttcttcttttatattctgatttatctcttctttcatGTTTTCTAAGAAACTGTTCTCATCTTTCTTCACCTCCATGTTTCACTAGTATCTCTCACTGTCTCATGCACATGCGCTCTACAAGTATgtaatgtacatatatatatatatatatatatattatgtgtaTATGTTATGTAGAGAGACATAATCTAAGTTGAAGCtagggttttaacttttaagattACTTTTTGGTCTTTTGTCGGTCTACGAGACACTTATTACTGTTACATATAATAATTGTGCATGTGTATAGAGTTACATACTAACATTTAATAATTAGTCACGCTCTGGTCGACACTCGACATGTCACTTATCatcatattattaatttattatacgGTGCTAATTTTACTATTCAGCtagctaaaaacaaaattatgctAGTAGATTTTATCTATTAAAAAGGAAACTGTCTCATAATTAACTATCAATtcttaaacataaaaaaataaacacaataaATGTGATTCGGAGTAAGTAATCAGTTAAGGAGATGAAAAATGacgaaaaaaggagaaagagtgGAGGAACAGTGGAATTATGAAGAAAAGGGTGAAGCATTGTATCATTGCTTACGAAAGCACTTTGAGTCAGACTGTCGATAAATAGAAATATGCACAAGTTTCATCGCTTCCATTTTTGCCTTTTGGGTTTCCATCCTTTCTAAGTATCTCCTAATTAACAATTCAAATTATGGAAACATACCTCTCTGCTAATCACAACCAATGTAAACTAATGTCTAATTCTACAATAATTTACATGTTATACATTGGTTATTTGGGGAATTTATTAGCTTTACATAATTAGTAGGGTTTATCTTAGAAGTTAGAATTCACTTTGTAAGCTATACATTGTCGTATTGTATAATCTTGAATATTGGAGGAGAGAGAGGAACACGAAGCTggacaaaaaaagaatcaaaagagaaaacagtGAGAAGATCGTAAATAGGAATAGAACTGTTGCATCAATGGGACAGTTCCATTTTTGATGAGTTATGAGTTTGCCAGTTTTAGAGCCCCAAACCCTATTATTGATCTTTCGATAACGACCTTTCGTACTatccaccttttttttttcaaagataaatatattgACTTATACTATTGTTGTTCTACTTTTCCTCGTCTCCATCCAActatcacaaattcacaacGATACAATCTCAAGTTTTACTTCATTTATTGGTCTCTTGGTTCAAGATGATAACAACATTTTCTATACAAAATTGCTAAAATACTTCtcaatacatttttttacaaaagtattACTTCATACAGTATTTAGTACCGTATATAAAAGGATAAGTGTTAGTACCGTATATAAAAGGATAGGTTCAAGATGATAACAACATTTTCTATACAAAATTGCTAAAATATTCTCAATACGTTTTATACAAAAGTATTACCTCATACAGTATTTAGTACCGTATAGGTGTTAGGCAGTGAATGTTAAATGTTGTAACCGGATTTGGATTTCTATCAGTGAATGTTTAAATCTTATAACCGGATTTGGATTTCTATCAGGGATGCTAATAAGAAATTAGTGTTCGTATAGTCATTTAGTACAAttacttaaataatatattaccaaaatataCGAAGAACAAGCCGAGTTTCGAACTGCACAAAATCACATACTTAATTCTACAATCCCATATCTAATATCGATCACCTGAAttatgcaaaaagaaaagaaaagaagagattaaGTTACAGTGAAGTTGCAGCAGAAATTTCCATCACTTGAGTCTCTTGCTTTTTATGGTAAGTACCGGTAAACAATCGACCAATCTTCTCTTGGCGCAGCTAATCAACTTCTGAGATTCATGGTACTCCATGGCGACTCGGTCATACCAGCACAAAGGGCACAGAAAGCAGCCGTCTTCGTCAACGTTAACCGGACAATTCAAACATCCCTTGTGAACTTTTGATGCGCNttttttttttcaaagataaatatattgACTTATACTATTGTTGTTCTACTTTTCCTCGTCTCCATCCAActatcacaaattcacaacGATACAATCTCAAGTTTTACTTCATTTATTGGTCTCTTGGTTCAAGATGATAACAACATTTTCTATACAAAATTGCTAAAATACTTCtcaatacatttttttacaaaagtattACTTCATACAGTATTTAGTACCGTATATAAAAGGATAAGTGTTAGTACCGTATATAAAAGGATAGGTTCAAGATGATAACAACATTTTCTATACAAAATTGCTAAAATATTCTCAATACGTTTTATACAAAAGTATTACCTCATACAGTATTTAGTACCGTATAGGTGTTAGGCAGTGAATGTTAAATGTTGTAACCGGATTTGGATTTCTATCAGTGAATGTTTAAATCTTATAACCGGATTTGGATTTCTATCAGGGATGCTAATAAGAAATTAGTGTTCGTATAGTCATTTAGTACAAttacttaaataatatattaccaaaatataCGAAGAACAAGCCGAGTTTCGAACTGCACAAAATCACATACTTAATTCTACAATCCCATATCTAATATCGATCACCTGAAttatgcaaaaagaaaagaaaagaagagattaaGTTACAGTGAAGTTGCAGCAGAAATTTCCATCACTTGAGTCTCTTGCTTTTTATGGTAAGTACCGGTAAACAATCGACCAATCTTCTCTTGGCGCAGCTAATCAACTTCTGAGATTCATGGTACTCCATGGCGACTCGGTCATACCAGCACAGAGGGCACAGAAAGCACCCGTCTTCATCAACGTTAACCGGACAATTCAAACATCCCTTGTGAACTTTTGATGCGCAATCGCTTCTGCTACATATCAATAAAGTTCCTTTTCTCAAACATTTCCAGCATAAATTCTCCGGTCTTGTTCGGAAGCTTGAGGGTAAAAGGCTCAAGTCAGTGTTTGGATGTTTCTTGATTGAGGCTGGATCTTTATCTGACTCATCATCGCTCTCACTGATTAACCAAGTTCCATCTTTTGTACATTTTACACGTGTATCCTCTGGACATGTTCTAGAGCTTGAAGGAAAGGTGTCATCAGTAGTATTACCGCTGTTAATGGGTTTACTGGTTGTGCCTTGCTCACTCTCAGTATCGTCATTGATCACAGTTTCTTCACCTCTTTCACTGGTGTACATTGGCTCATCTTCATCGTCCATGGCAGTTACTTTATTCTTCTCGTTTATGTTCTGTTCCAAACCAATATGCACTTGTTGCTCATCAATTGGTTCATTctcgtttatgttttgttcCAGACCAATATGCACTTGTTGCTCCTCCTCGCATGTATCCATGTGCACTGATCTATCATCTCTAGAAACAGGGTCATCTGCTTCCATGGAAGGAGCTGCACTTGTCTGATTCTCCATAAAACTCAAATCTTTCAGCTAcacaatccaaaaaaaagaaaagcaatgcacaTTGATGTCTGAATCACTTTATCCAGCATCCATAGCATGAAGCAAAGGAAAGTTAAGTATAAAGAAATCTTTACCTTCTCCAGTGCGCATTGTGGCAAACACAAGTTCTTGTGAGCAATAAAGGGTAAAACATTGAACTTTGAAAGCTCTGGCATGCCTGCTCGTAGTTCTGATACTGGACCTGACATCTAACATTCGAGTACAAAGGACTACAATTAGAAACCTATACATCCTTAAAACTACTATACTGCTAGTCAAATTATTAGAATCTGTTCATACCTCTCTCAGAACTGCTCTGAGAACATCAGCACTACTCAAAGATAAATCAAACTCAACTTTTTCCTCAGAAGTGGAACCAACAGCAACACCATCAGCACCATTCTTACTTGGATCAAACATGAACTCCAAGACTCTAAGAGACAAGAATTCATTGATCCTCCTCCCAAAGTCATTTGAGTATTGATAACCCATGTTCATCAAATCTGAAGCAAAGAGATTTCCCTATTAACAACCAGTACCACCCTGCTCTTAAAGatacacacaaaacaaaaccgtAAGAAAAGGGTTTCAGATAGAGTTACCGCGAATGCATCTTAAATCCTTGACAAATTTGGCTACATATTCAATACACCATAACCATTCAGCTATTTGTGAGGGTCGAGAAGAGTATTCATCCATCAGAACCTCAAGGCTCAATTCAGAAGCTCCGGAgccactaccaccaccaccaccaccatggtCATCCTCATCCATCAAGATCTGCGTTTTCATAAATATAGatagaaatcaagaaaaaccttaaacccttaaattccaaaaaaaaaaaaaaaaaaaaaacNNNNNNNNNNNNNNNNNNNNNNNNNNNNNNNNNNNNNNNNNNNNNNNNNNNNNNNNNNNNNNNNNNNNNNNNNNNNNNNNNNNNNNNNNNNNNNNNNNNNNNNNNNNNNNNNNNNNNNNNNNNNNNNNNNNNNNNNNNNNNNNNNNNNNNNNNNNNNNNNNNNNNNNNNNNNNNNNNNNNNNNNNNNNNNNNN
Coding sequences within:
- the LOC104740164 gene encoding uncharacterized protein LOC104740164 isoform X2 produces the protein MDEDDHGGGGGGSGSGASELSLEVLMDEYSSRPSQIAEWLWCIEYVAKFVKDLRCIRDLMNMGYQYSNDFGRRINEFLSLRVLEFMFDPSKNGADGVAVGSTSEEKVEFDLSLSSADVLRAVLREMSGPVSELRAGMPELSKFNVLPFIAHKNLCLPQCALEKLKDLSFMENQTSAAPSMEADDPVSRDDRSVHMDTCEEEQQVHIGLEQNINENEPIDEQQVHIGLEQNINEKNKVTAMDDEDEPMYTSERGEETVINDDTESEQGTTSKPINSGNTTDDTFPSSSRTCPEDTRVKCTKDGTWLISESDDESDKDPASIKKHPNTDLSLLPSSFRTRPENLCWKCLRKGTLLICSRSDCASKVHKGCLNCPVNVDEDGCFLCPLCWYDRVAMEYHESQKLISCAKRRLVDCLPVLTIKSKRLK
- the LOC104740164 gene encoding uncharacterized protein LOC104740164 isoform X1; this translates as MKLLLLVDYCKLLGFSLVRIDQILMDEDDHGGGGGGSGSGASELSLEVLMDEYSSRPSQIAEWLWCIEYVAKFVKDLRCIRDLMNMGYQYSNDFGRRINEFLSLRVLEFMFDPSKNGADGVAVGSTSEEKVEFDLSLSSADVLRAVLREMSGPVSELRAGMPELSKFNVLPFIAHKNLCLPQCALEKLKDLSFMENQTSAAPSMEADDPVSRDDRSVHMDTCEEEQQVHIGLEQNINENEPIDEQQVHIGLEQNINEKNKVTAMDDEDEPMYTSERGEETVINDDTESEQGTTSKPINSGNTTDDTFPSSSRTCPEDTRVKCTKDGTWLISESDDESDKDPASIKKHPNTDLSLLPSSFRTRPENLCWKCLRKGTLLICSRSDCASKVHKGCLNCPVNVDEDGCFLCPLCWYDRVAMEYHESQKLISCAKRRLVDCLPVLTIKSKRLK